A region of the Cytobacillus sp. IB215665 genome:
AACCAATTATTGATTCGCTGCAACCATTATGGGAAGGAGCGAATTGGCCTGAACGGGAAGCTTATGACTTATTAGGCATCAATTTTAAAGGTCATCCTAACTTAGCGCGCATTTTACTTGCAGAGGATTGGGTTGGATACCCGCTTAGAAAAGACTACGAACCGTATGATGTGGAGGTTTAACTGATGATTCGAACAGAAGAAATGCTCCTTAACGTTGGACCGCAGCATCCAAGTACACATGGTGTATTTCGGCTTGTGGTCAAAATAGATGGTGAAATCATAACGGAAGCGACACCAGTAATTGGTTATCTTCACCGTGGAACAGAAAAACTTGCAGAGGACTTACAATATACGCAAATCATCCCATTTACTGATAGAATGGATTATTTATCAGCAATGACGAATAATTACGTCTTATGTCATTCAGTTGAAACAATGATGGGGCTTGAAGTACCTGAACGAGCTGAATACTTAAGAGTATTGGCGATGGAGCTTGGACGTATCGCTAGTCATCTCGTCTGGTGGGGAACATATTTACTAGATATCGGTGCAGTCAGTCCGTTTCTTTATGCATTTAGAGAACGTGAAATGATTATTAATCTGCTAAACGAGCTTTCAGGTGCTAGACTTACCTTTAATTATATGAGGGTAGGCGGTGTCAAGTGGGATGCACCAGAAGGTTGGATTCAAAAGGTAGAAGAGTTTGTTCCATACATGCGTGAACAGCTTAAAGGGTACCATGACCTCGTCACTGGAAACGAGATCTTTATGACTCGTGTAAAAGGTGTAGGAACTTATACGAAGGAAGATGCACTTGCATATTCTTTAAGCGGAGTAAACTTACGCTGTACGGGCGTTAAATGGGACCTACGAAAAGACGAGCCATATTCAATCTATGATAGGTTTGATTTTGGTGTACCTGTTCGAGAAGAAGGCGATGCATTAGCACGTTATTTCTGCCGCTTAGAAGAAATTGAAGAGTCATTAAAAATAATCGAACAAGCTTGTGAGCAGTTCCCAAATGATGGTCCAATATTGGCGAAAGTACCTAGAATTATCAAAGCTCCGAAAGGTGAAGCGTATGTGAGAATCGAATCACCTCGTGGAGAAATAGGCTGTTACATTGCAAGTGACGGTAAGAAGGAGCCGTATCGTTTAAAATTCCGTCGTCCTTCATTTTATAATTTGCAAATCCTCTCAAAATTATTAAAAGGGGAAAATATGGCGAATTTAATTGTTATTTTAGGAGCAGTTGATATTGTTCTTGGGGAGGTAGATGGGTAATGATGCAAGACTTATTGCATTCCTCACCAACTGTCGGAAACCTGACCATTTTTTTAGGATTGGGTACGCTATTTTTATTTGTAGTACTAGGATTTGTTACATATGGCATCTTAGCAGAGAGGAAAGTAATGGGATTTATGCAGGGACGTATAGGTCCGAACCAAGTAGGGGGCCGTTGGGGCTTACTACAAACTGTTGCAGATGTTCTTAAGCTGTTATTAAAAGAAGATGTCGTAACTAAGAATGCTGATAGACCACTATTTTTAATTGCTCCAATCATTGCTTTTGCTCCTGCATTTATGGTGTTGGCAACGATGCCATTCACGGATGCATTCCAATTTGCAGATATTGGTGTTGGATTATTGTATTACATTGCTATATCTGGCTTAACGACAATTGGGGTTGTGACTGGTGGTTGGGCATCAAACAACAAATATGCATTATTAGGTAGTATGCGTGCCGCTGCACAGATGATTTCTTACGAGATTCCACTTGTGATGTCAGTATTAGGGGTCATCTTCTTAACAGGAAGCTTAAATTTAAATGATATCGTGCAAGGTCAAGAAACTTGGTGGAATATATTTAGGCAACCAATTGGTTTTGTCGTCTTTTTAATTGCTGCTGTTGCAGAGTTGAATCGTGTTCCTTTTGATTTACCAGAGGCAGAGTCGGAAATTATCGCAGGTTACCACGTCGAATATTCAGGGTTTCGCTGGGCATTTTTCATGCTAGCTGAATATGTTTACTTTTTTGCGATGGCTTCACTTATAACTGTATTATTTTTAGGTGGATGGCATCCGATCATGTTCCTTGATTTTATTCCTGGAGCGGTTTGGTTTGCTTTAAAGTTTAGCTTCGTAGTGTTTTTACTTATTTGGTTCCGTGTTGCATTTCCACGTGTACGAGCAGACCATCTAATGGAATTTGGCTGGAAGGTGTTACTACCTGTTGCACTTGCAAATATATTTATTACAGCTGTAATTAAGGAAATTATTAACTACTTTTAGAGGAACATCCTCATTAGTAATATGTCAATAAAAAATAAGGGGTTGGGTACATGCTAGGTTTAGCAAAAGGATTAAAATATACCCTAAATAGTGTAACGAAGAAGAAGGTTACGTATGATTATCCGAATGAATCATTACCACTTCCTGATCGTTTTCGAGGAATACAAAAATTCTATCCTGAAAAATGTATCGTTTGTAACCAGTGTGCAAATATATGCCCGACTGATTGCATTAGGCTGACTGGTAAGAAGCATCCTGATCCAAATAAAAAAGGGAAAATCATCGATACTTATGATATTAATTTTGAAATTTGTATTTTATGCGATTTATGCACGGAAGTTTGTCCGACTGAAGCAATAGTCATGACCAACAACTTTGAGCTTGCTGAGTACAGTCGTGATGAGCTATTTAAAAATCTAGAGTGGTTAGATGAGAATGACCAAAACATTCGAAAGGAGAATAAAGCATGAGCGGTGAATTTATAGCACTAATAGTACTTTCACTAATCGCTATAATTGGCAGTATCCTCATGTTGTCTCTAACAAAGGTAGTACACATGGTCATTTCACTTGTGTTTACGTTTATTAGTATTGCTGGTGTTTATGTCCTGTTGTCTGCAGAATTTGTAGCGGCTGTTCAAATATTAATATACTCTGGTGCAATTACGATTATTATGTTATTTGGTATTATGCTGACACGTCATAATGATGAAACGGGTGACTCTAAGGCAAGCATGCTCCGTAAGCTTCTTACCTTATTGGGTGTCATAGCTTTTGGAATCGTAGTCATGCTAGGAATTGTTAATCTTGATTTCGGTCAACAAGCGACTACGTTACATGTAGAAAACACAAAGCAGATAGGTATAGCCCTTTATTCTAAATTTGTTATACCGTTTGAATTAATGTCTGTTCTTTTGCTTGTAGCACTCATTGGGGCTATTATTTTAGCAAAAAAAGATGATGAGGAGGCGGACAATAAATGAGTTCAACTCCTTTAGCTGGTTATTTATTATTAGCGTTGTTTTTATTCTGCTTAGGCTTGTATGGTGCGCTGACGAAAAAAAATATGGTCATTGTGCTCATTTCGATTGAGCTAATGCTCAATGCTGTAAATATAAATTTAGTAGCATTTAGTAAATTTGGAGTCAATCCAAATATTACTGGTCAAATCTTTTCCCTTTTTACGATAACTATTGCTGCAGCAGAAGCCGCGGTTGGTTTAGCTATATTAATGGCGCTATATCGTAATCGTAAGACAGTTAACATTGACGAAATGGATTCGATGAAGCATTAATGGACAGTTTATCTTCACTGACTAAAAAAAGGGGATCGTGATACGATGATGGAATATGCATGGTTAATACCGCTTTTCCCGTTAGTTTCTTTTGTGATTCTTCTCCTATTTGGTAAGCGTTTAAAGGAGGGGAGTGCATATGTAGGTATTCTCATGACGTTGGTATCTTTCACATTGGCAATTTTCGTATTGGTTGAACGGCTGAGTGAACCAACATTTAAGCAAGAAGGTACATGGCTTACGATTGGGAATATCAACTTAACAGCGGGATTTGAAATCAATCAATTAAATGCACTAATGCTAGTAGTAGTAACGCTTGTCAGTTTTCTTGTACACCTTTATTCAAAGGGATATATGCATGGAGATGAACGGTTTTCAGTATTTTATGCATATCTAGGGTTATTTACATTTTCTATGCTAGGATTAGTGATCTCACCAAACCTACTTCAAACATATGTATTTTGGGAGTTAGTTGGTGTGGGATCTTTCTTATTAATCGGTTTTTATTTTTATAAAGAGGATGCGAAAGCAGCTGCCAAAAAAGCGTTTATCATGACTAGAATCGGTGATGTAGGATTATTCATTGGTATGATTCTATTATTTTGGCAGGTCGGTAGCTTTGAATATGATGAAATTTTCCATGCAGTATCAACAAATGTGATACCTATGGAAATGATTACTTTAACAGCTATTTTAATTTTTATTGGTGCAATGGGTAAGTCAGGTCAGTTTCCATTACATTCATGGCTCCCTGATGCAATGGAAGGTCCGACACCTGTATCCGCACTTATACATGCGGCAACGATGGTAGCTGCAGGGGTATATTTAGTTGCTTCGATGTTTCCTTTGTTTACTGCAAGTGAAACAGCATTGACAACAGTTGCAATAGTTGGTGGCTTTACAGCGATATTTGCGGCATCGATCGGACTAGTTCAAACGGATATTAAACGAGTGTTAGCTTATTCAACGGTTAGTCAGTTAGGATATATGATGCTTGCGCTAGGCACTGCGGGCTATGTCGCTGGGGTATTTCACCTGACGACACATGCATTTTTTAAGGCATTGCTATTCTTAGCAGCTGGTAGTGTCATTCACGCAGTTCATACGCAGAACATCAATGAGATGGGCGGTTTATGGAAAAAGCTGCGTCTTACAGGTCCGTTATTTTTAATTGGTACGTTAGCAATTAGCGGTGTACCGTTATTTTCTGGTTTTTTCAGTAAAGAAGAAATTTTAGTTTCAGCATGGACTCATGGCAATTATGTATTGTTTTGGATCGCTGTCATTGCAGCATTCTTCACAGCATTTTATATGTTCCGGTTATTCTTTTTAGTATTTACAGGAAAACAAAATGGAACTACGAAAGAGGTACACGAGTCACCATTATCGATGACGTTTCCGATGATTGTGTTAGCTATTTTAGCGATTGTAGCTGGATATATAAATACACCTTGGTTTGGAACGTTCTTAGGTGATTGGTTGGCAGAAGGAAATGAATACTTGGAAGCTGCACATGTTAAAGCCCCATCATGGATTATGATTGTGGCAACGGTCGTTTCATTTGCCGGTATTTTTCTAGCATATTTAATGTATGGGAAAAAATCACTTGCAAGGGATACCTTCTCTTCACGTGAATCGATTGTATATAACATTTTGTTAAATAAATATTACGTAGATGAGTTTTATCAAGCAACGGTTGTTTACACAACTAAAGTGATTAGCTTATTTATGAAATATATTGAGAAATTTATCATTGAAGGTATAGTGAATGGAATTGCATTATTTACACAAAGCATAGGTAGAATAGGGTCCAAGCTACAAAATGGTCAGATTCAAATGTATGGTGCAGTGACTATTATTGGTTTAGCAATCTTATTAGTGATCTTTGCTTTGACAGGGGGGTATATCGGATGAACGCATCTTTCTATTTATCACTATTAATATTCTCCCCATTACTAGGAATTATTCTTCTCATGATGATTCCTAAAACGCAAGAGAAGCAAATAAAGCTTGTAGGTTTTTTAGCAACATTACCTGCACTATGCTTATCACTCATTGTTTTTGTGAAATATGTAACTGGTGAAGCTTTAAGTCAATATGCAGAAAAATATGAATGGATTCATTTAGGTCAGTTTCCAGGGTTACCTGAATTTGCTTGGAGAATTGATTATGAGCTGAGTCTCGACGGTCTAGCACTCGTCATGATCGTACTTACAACAGTCCTTTCGACACTAGCAGCGATTGCGTCTATTCATATTAAAAAAGAATGGAAAGGCTATTTCATGCTTTTCCTGTTACTAGAAATTGGAATGCTCGGCGTTTTTGCTGCTGGGAACCTTATCTTATTCTTTATTTTCTTCGAAGTAACGCTTATACCAATGTTTTTCCTTATTGGAAAGTGGGGCTATTTTGCCAAAGAAAAAGCTGCGTTCAGCTTCTTAATCTATAATGGGATTGGTTCAGCTATCCTATTAATCGTTATCGTTATCTTATTTGCGAAAACCGGAACAGCCAATTTTGATGATCTTAAGGTTGCCTTAAGCTACCCTGTCGATCAAATTCAATTTTTCTTTCCAGTTTCTGAACAACTTCGTTATGGGTTACTCATTGCACTTATTGTTGCATTTGGCGTGAAGCTACCTATATTTCCGTTACATAGTTGGATGCTACGTGTACACGTCCAAGCACCACCAGCCATTGTAATGCTTCACTCAGGCGTCCTATTAAAAATAGGTGCTTTCGGTCTCATTCGGTTTGGTATGGGGTTATTCCCGAACGAGTTTGAATCAATAGCAATATGGTTAGCGATATTAGGTGTCATTAACCTGTTATATGGTGCATTTTTAGCACTTATTCAAACTGACTTAAAAATGGTACTCGCTTATTCAAGTATTTCACATATGGGAATTGTGTTAATCGGACTAGCTGCATTAAATGAGGCTGGCGTTCAAGGTGCGATTTTTCAAGTCGTATCACACGGCTTAATTTCAGCATTGTTGTTCTTCCTCATAGGTGTCATGTATGAACGTGTCAACACTTCATCGATTGACAAGCTTGGTGGTTTAGCGAAGGCGATGCCATTAACAGCTGGGTTCTTACTTGCAGGAGCAATGGCATCATTAGGATTACCTGGCATGTCAGGGTTCGTTAGTGAATTCATGGCATTTGCTGGTTTATTTAAAGAAATGCCTGTCATTGCAGCAATAGGGGCACTTGGTATTATTTTGACAGCAGCTTATTTACTACGAGCAGTGTTGCAAGTAACATTTGGAACTGCAAAGCAATCATATGGGAAACTAGCTGATTTCAAAGCAGTAGAAATGGTTCCTGCGCTTGTATTACTCGGTTTTATTATCTTAATAGGTGTATACCCAACTGTTCTATCAGAGCCGTTAAAATCAACTATTGAGACTATTATGTTAGGAATAGGAGGGTGAGCGGGATGGATCTCGATACTTTGCTTAGTTACGAATGGGGAATTATGGCACCAGAGTTCGTCATCCTCGGTGTTGCAACCCTTCTTTCACTAATAGATTTGTTTATGGGACAAAATAAAAGTCGTAAGCCACTCGCGTGGTTAGGCATTGCTGGGATTGTCGTTGCTATTATCTTTTTAGTAGGGTCATTTGATAAAGAAGTGACATCCATTTTATATGATACGTATCGACTTGATTCTTTCGGTAAAGCATTTAAGCTATTATTGCTAGTAGGTGCCGGCTTAGTGTTGTTGCTTTCAATGAGCTATCAGCCAAAAGATAAGCTAGAATACCGTGGTGAATTCTATTATTTATTTTTAACTGCACTACTAGGTGCTATGATTATGACTTCAAGTGGAGATATGATTACACTATTTGTCGGCCTTGAATTACTCTCTATTTCATCATATATTTTAGCAGGAGTACGCAAAAAGAATCAGCAATCAAATGAATCAGCGATGAAATATGTAGTGAATGGTGGAATTGCTACAGCGTTAACGTTGTTTGGAATGAGTTATATTTATGGATTAACAGGTACTACAAATGTAATTGAAATTGCATACCAGCTTTCAACAATTTATGATACGAACATGCAATACATGTTATCATTGGCATTTTTAATTATGTTCGTTGGCTTGGCGTTTAAACTAGCAGCTGCACCTTTTCATATGTGGGCACCAGATGTCTATCAAGGGGCACCTACACCAGTTACTGCATTTTTAAGTGTAGTATCAAAAACTGCTGGCTTTGTTATTATTATGCGCTTGTTCTTGTCCATTTTTCCACAAACACCAGCAGGAGGAACAAGTGGGAATTGGATGTTTTTCGAAATGCAAGATTACATTGCATTCTTAGCAGGAGCATCGATGATTATTGGTAATACCATTGCGTTAAAACAAAGAAATGTTAAACGTATGCTTGCCTACTCTAGTATCGCTCATGCTGGGTACGTATTAGTAGCTTTTGTCACGCTCTCACCATTTATGATTGACACCATTTGGTTTTACTTAGCTGCGTATTTACTAATGAATTTAGGGGCATTTGCAGTATTGCAACTTATCACTGATAAATCTGGTTCTGAGGATATAAGCCAGTTTGCTGGGCTATATAAACGTTCACCGCTGTTAGCAGTGACGATGACCATCTTTATATTATCGCTTGCAGGTATTCCTGGAACAGCAGGATTTATTGGGAAGCTAAATATATTTATAAGCGCATTTGCTTCTGTTCCTAGCCATTACGTACTCGCATCGATTTTAATCGTGACAACTGTCATATCTTATTTCTATTACTTCGGCATATTGACGCAAATGTTCTTTCGCCCTGCGCCATCGCAAGGTGCATTTAACGTCTCTTTCGGTGTCATAGCTGTTATCGTCATTTGTGCAATTGGTACAATCCTTCTAGGGATACTGCCTGGCATTGCATTTGACTTTTTATACGATACTTTTAATTATTTTAATGATTTTGTACGCTAGTTGAGAGTTTTATAGCTCTTATATAGGAATGAGACATTGAAAGCATGTGGGGTAATAGTAAACACAGCGCAGTTACTGGCGTAGCTTTCATTGGTCATTTGAATTCACAAATATAGAGGTTTATTGATAAGATAGAAGGAGAGGTGGACAATGCTACCTCTCCTTTTTGTGGGAAGACTCAGTGACTCTAAAGGAAATGCGATGAACGGAATAGCTTTTCAAGTAAAGGAGATTTATTGGCAATCTATGATGGGAGGTATATAATTATGACAAATTATGGTATAGATGCACTTGTTAGCATCCTATCACATTTGATATTTATTACGATTACATGGTGGGCACTACAATCGCTAAATTATGAAAAGATTTTTAAAAAAAATCGGGTAATCCAAGCTCGGACATTATTTATTTTAATTACTATTGCAATCGGTTCAACCATTAGCAACTTCTTTTTAGACTACCTTTTCTGGTCGAAGCAAATTACCACCTTATTTAGCTAAATTTGTGCTTAAAACTGCCTAGAGTGAACTTTGCATAGTATCACGTACGGTTTTGACAGAAAAGAACACAGTTAGGACAGAAAAACCAAGTTAGGATAGTAAAACACATAATTTGGACAGTAAAAGGCTAAGATTGGACAGTAAAAGACTTAGTTTGGACAGTAAAACACCAAGATTGGACAGTAAAACACAAATTTGGACAATACAGCTTCTATTGTTGTTAAGTTAATTAAAAGAATGTAAGAAAATTAAAGGAGAACGAGTAAAAGGTGGAGAATTCTTCAAAAAAATAATATGAGGTGATGGAATGATCAGAAAAGAAAGGCAAATCCCACCTAAGATAGAACTATTAGAGGCTTTATTAAGACGGTTGCCACCTACACACTCTAAAAAAGAGCTGCTTAGTGAAGAATTAGCAAAAGCTTATGCTGGATATCGAGGAGAGAAGTCGCTTGATTATCATTTTGACTTTCTCCCAAATGATAAGTATTTCATAATTCATGATTTAAGAATTCCTGATAGTGAAAACCGTTATTTTCAGCTAGATACACTCATCATATCGGCATGTTTTATTTTAATTATTGAAGTGAAGAACATCTCTGGCACACTCACATTCGACCGAACCTTTCACCAGTTGATTCGAGAATTAGATGGAAACGAAGAGGCATTTCCTGACCCCTTTTTACAAACTAGTAGGCAAGAAAGTCAACTGAAAAATTTGTTAACGAAGTATAAATATACATCTATACCAGTTCTATCACTCATCGTCATAAGCAAACCTTCAACAATTATAAAAAACACTTCCCATTTTAAGGAAACCTCTCTCAAAGTGATCCACGCTGCATCACTCCCAACCAAACTAAACGATCTAGCTTCCATATATAAAGAAGAAATATTAACTAAGAGTGAACTTAACAAAATCATCCAACTGCTCGTACAACATCATTCTCCAGCATATCCAGGTGTGTTACAAAAATTTCAAATTCATTCCTCTGAGATTATTACAGGAGCCCATTGTCCAATATGCTCTACCCTTCCGTTACATCGACAACGAGGTGCTTGGTATTGTCCCGTATGTAAATCGAACATTCAAAATGCTCATATTTATTCTTTAAAAGATTTTTATCTCCTCATTAGCCCAATAATTTCTAACAAACAATTACGTGAATTTCTTCAGCTACCTTCCATATCGATTGCCTCAAAAATATTGGTATCCCTCAACCTACAACATTCTGGGAATTTTAAAAAGAGACAGTATGAGCTCTCACTCACGAAATTAAATGAATTAGTTAAGGCTCATTCCGCAAAACTATGACTAAGTTGTGATCAATGTTATAAAAATGCTACTTATTGCTTATGCGTTTGACTTATTAGTAACCAATATGCTGAGTATAGTATTTGCATTCTTTCCTTCACTTATTTTCTTGTCTAAAGATGACGAGTTTTTCCAAGTATGAACTGCGTTGATGTGGCAACAATGAAAATAAGGAGAGGAAGTGGCGAGAGATGAAAAATAAGCTTCATAAAATATGTATGTTACTTATTGTAGTGATTTTACTAAGTATTTATGGAAATTCGATGACTAGTGCAGATGAGTACGTAAATAAACTAGAGGAAATTGCAAATGTATACGAAAATAATCATATTACGATTGAAGAATGGAGCCTCTATAGTAGACAGGCATTAGAAATCAGTGATCAGGTGGAATTTGAACAACGGATAGAGGAGCTTAAGGAGAAGACTGACAGCTTTAATTGGAATATTTCTAAAAGTTCAAATAAATGGGAAGCTGTTGGTACATTCGAGCATTTTGATAAAAACCAAACAGAAGTTGTAAAGCTCATCTCATCATATGACAATGGACATCGGTATTCATACCTATTTTATGAAGTGAAAGGAAATCACACCGATTGGACTAGTGTAAATGGCACAACAAAAAACAGGATAGCTGACATTTTTACTGATGATGTCACAATTTTTACTTGTATCAAGGGCTATTTAAATGATAAGATTGAAGAGGTTTTGTATAAACGAGCGGACAAATTACTACAACAATTTAATGCTAGAGCAATTGAGGCATTGAACGAAGAGACATTTGTCTCAATTTCTGCATATACTGATGATTGGAAAGATATTATTCCAACAAAAACTGAACCGATCAATATACAAATAGCCTTGCGTAGTACAGGGTTAGGTGGGAGGACTAACGTTGTAGTTGGAACACCTATCATAACATCTGAATATTAATATTATATAGAAAATGGACGCGGAGGGGAATATACCTTGGAAAAAATCATCGTCCGTGGCGGAAAAAGGTTAAGTGGTACGGTTAAAG
Encoded here:
- the nuoI gene encoding NADH-quinone oxidoreductase subunit NuoI → MLGLAKGLKYTLNSVTKKKVTYDYPNESLPLPDRFRGIQKFYPEKCIVCNQCANICPTDCIRLTGKKHPDPNKKGKIIDTYDINFEICILCDLCTEVCPTEAIVMTNNFELAEYSRDELFKNLEWLDENDQNIRKENKA
- the nuoN gene encoding NADH-quinone oxidoreductase subunit NuoN, translating into MDLDTLLSYEWGIMAPEFVILGVATLLSLIDLFMGQNKSRKPLAWLGIAGIVVAIIFLVGSFDKEVTSILYDTYRLDSFGKAFKLLLLVGAGLVLLLSMSYQPKDKLEYRGEFYYLFLTALLGAMIMTSSGDMITLFVGLELLSISSYILAGVRKKNQQSNESAMKYVVNGGIATALTLFGMSYIYGLTGTTNVIEIAYQLSTIYDTNMQYMLSLAFLIMFVGLAFKLAAAPFHMWAPDVYQGAPTPVTAFLSVVSKTAGFVIIMRLFLSIFPQTPAGGTSGNWMFFEMQDYIAFLAGASMIIGNTIALKQRNVKRMLAYSSIAHAGYVLVAFVTLSPFMIDTIWFYLAAYLLMNLGAFAVLQLITDKSGSEDISQFAGLYKRSPLLAVTMTIFILSLAGIPGTAGFIGKLNIFISAFASVPSHYVLASILIVTTVISYFYYFGILTQMFFRPAPSQGAFNVSFGVIAVIVICAIGTILLGILPGIAFDFLYDTFNYFNDFVR
- the nuoL gene encoding NADH-quinone oxidoreductase subunit L, with the protein product MMEYAWLIPLFPLVSFVILLLFGKRLKEGSAYVGILMTLVSFTLAIFVLVERLSEPTFKQEGTWLTIGNINLTAGFEINQLNALMLVVVTLVSFLVHLYSKGYMHGDERFSVFYAYLGLFTFSMLGLVISPNLLQTYVFWELVGVGSFLLIGFYFYKEDAKAAAKKAFIMTRIGDVGLFIGMILLFWQVGSFEYDEIFHAVSTNVIPMEMITLTAILIFIGAMGKSGQFPLHSWLPDAMEGPTPVSALIHAATMVAAGVYLVASMFPLFTASETALTTVAIVGGFTAIFAASIGLVQTDIKRVLAYSTVSQLGYMMLALGTAGYVAGVFHLTTHAFFKALLFLAAGSVIHAVHTQNINEMGGLWKKLRLTGPLFLIGTLAISGVPLFSGFFSKEEILVSAWTHGNYVLFWIAVIAAFFTAFYMFRLFFLVFTGKQNGTTKEVHESPLSMTFPMIVLAILAIVAGYINTPWFGTFLGDWLAEGNEYLEAAHVKAPSWIMIVATVVSFAGIFLAYLMYGKKSLARDTFSSRESIVYNILLNKYYVDEFYQATVVYTTKVISLFMKYIEKFIIEGIVNGIALFTQSIGRIGSKLQNGQIQMYGAVTIIGLAILLVIFALTGGYIG
- the nuoH gene encoding NADH-quinone oxidoreductase subunit NuoH, which codes for MMQDLLHSSPTVGNLTIFLGLGTLFLFVVLGFVTYGILAERKVMGFMQGRIGPNQVGGRWGLLQTVADVLKLLLKEDVVTKNADRPLFLIAPIIAFAPAFMVLATMPFTDAFQFADIGVGLLYYIAISGLTTIGVVTGGWASNNKYALLGSMRAAAQMISYEIPLVMSVLGVIFLTGSLNLNDIVQGQETWWNIFRQPIGFVVFLIAAVAELNRVPFDLPEAESEIIAGYHVEYSGFRWAFFMLAEYVYFFAMASLITVLFLGGWHPIMFLDFIPGAVWFALKFSFVVFLLIWFRVAFPRVRADHLMEFGWKVLLPVALANIFITAVIKEIINYF
- a CDS encoding NERD domain-containing protein gives rise to the protein MIRKERQIPPKIELLEALLRRLPPTHSKKELLSEELAKAYAGYRGEKSLDYHFDFLPNDKYFIIHDLRIPDSENRYFQLDTLIISACFILIIEVKNISGTLTFDRTFHQLIRELDGNEEAFPDPFLQTSRQESQLKNLLTKYKYTSIPVLSLIVISKPSTIIKNTSHFKETSLKVIHAASLPTKLNDLASIYKEEILTKSELNKIIQLLVQHHSPAYPGVLQKFQIHSSEIITGAHCPICSTLPLHRQRGAWYCPVCKSNIQNAHIYSLKDFYLLISPIISNKQLREFLQLPSISIASKILVSLNLQHSGNFKKRQYELSLTKLNELVKAHSAKL
- a CDS encoding DUF1146 family protein, with protein sequence MTNYGIDALVSILSHLIFITITWWALQSLNYEKIFKKNRVIQARTLFILITIAIGSTISNFFLDYLFWSKQITTLFS
- a CDS encoding NADH-quinone oxidoreductase subunit D encodes the protein MIRTEEMLLNVGPQHPSTHGVFRLVVKIDGEIITEATPVIGYLHRGTEKLAEDLQYTQIIPFTDRMDYLSAMTNNYVLCHSVETMMGLEVPERAEYLRVLAMELGRIASHLVWWGTYLLDIGAVSPFLYAFREREMIINLLNELSGARLTFNYMRVGGVKWDAPEGWIQKVEEFVPYMREQLKGYHDLVTGNEIFMTRVKGVGTYTKEDALAYSLSGVNLRCTGVKWDLRKDEPYSIYDRFDFGVPVREEGDALARYFCRLEEIEESLKIIEQACEQFPNDGPILAKVPRIIKAPKGEAYVRIESPRGEIGCYIASDGKKEPYRLKFRRPSFYNLQILSKLLKGENMANLIVILGAVDIVLGEVDG
- a CDS encoding NADH-quinone oxidoreductase subunit M; the encoded protein is MNASFYLSLLIFSPLLGIILLMMIPKTQEKQIKLVGFLATLPALCLSLIVFVKYVTGEALSQYAEKYEWIHLGQFPGLPEFAWRIDYELSLDGLALVMIVLTTVLSTLAAIASIHIKKEWKGYFMLFLLLEIGMLGVFAAGNLILFFIFFEVTLIPMFFLIGKWGYFAKEKAAFSFLIYNGIGSAILLIVIVILFAKTGTANFDDLKVALSYPVDQIQFFFPVSEQLRYGLLIALIVAFGVKLPIFPLHSWMLRVHVQAPPAIVMLHSGVLLKIGAFGLIRFGMGLFPNEFESIAIWLAILGVINLLYGAFLALIQTDLKMVLAYSSISHMGIVLIGLAALNEAGVQGAIFQVVSHGLISALLFFLIGVMYERVNTSSIDKLGGLAKAMPLTAGFLLAGAMASLGLPGMSGFVSEFMAFAGLFKEMPVIAAIGALGIILTAAYLLRAVLQVTFGTAKQSYGKLADFKAVEMVPALVLLGFIILIGVYPTVLSEPLKSTIETIMLGIGG
- a CDS encoding NADH-quinone oxidoreductase subunit J, which codes for MSGEFIALIVLSLIAIIGSILMLSLTKVVHMVISLVFTFISIAGVYVLLSAEFVAAVQILIYSGAITIIMLFGIMLTRHNDETGDSKASMLRKLLTLLGVIAFGIVVMLGIVNLDFGQQATTLHVENTKQIGIALYSKFVIPFELMSVLLLVALIGAIILAKKDDEEADNK
- the nuoK gene encoding NADH-quinone oxidoreductase subunit NuoK, producing the protein MSSTPLAGYLLLALFLFCLGLYGALTKKNMVIVLISIELMLNAVNINLVAFSKFGVNPNITGQIFSLFTITIAAAEAAVGLAILMALYRNRKTVNIDEMDSMKH
- a CDS encoding YwmB family TATA-box binding protein, which translates into the protein MKNKLHKICMLLIVVILLSIYGNSMTSADEYVNKLEEIANVYENNHITIEEWSLYSRQALEISDQVEFEQRIEELKEKTDSFNWNISKSSNKWEAVGTFEHFDKNQTEVVKLISSYDNGHRYSYLFYEVKGNHTDWTSVNGTTKNRIADIFTDDVTIFTCIKGYLNDKIEEVLYKRADKLLQQFNARAIEALNEETFVSISAYTDDWKDIIPTKTEPINIQIALRSTGLGGRTNVVVGTPIITSEY